A genomic region of Serratia quinivorans contains the following coding sequences:
- a CDS encoding Protein-disulfide isomerase, whose product MNTHFTASLQGKTLSVYSRKSGSDQAIAILELGTYSRFYIKDNDIYHDSRDLHQAIIHHGTSPEDAQTILRAINAAVLRRRDRRVQCGKLTAGVILGAAVTMAIVTAWNLGASGTRPLLIPANQQPVFQAPVISVPSSPVVPFQPAPAVELSADSTPTIRQVEPAGAPPKAADYQKTAEILRKTAQSGQYTVALSSGHPRTLYVFADPLCHNCQIIEPALEALSEKYNVEIFPVTLVGKQQTLNLVTPILCQPPSTRLALWKSLFRTDAGLTPGESAPQPASCEAGEAAIAKNDVAFDYYTLPGTPSLLADDGRYIPLQSLKSDDALEAFLNSSTVQ is encoded by the coding sequence ATGAATACTCATTTTACTGCATCCCTGCAGGGTAAAACCCTGTCTGTTTACTCACGAAAATCCGGCAGCGATCAGGCAATCGCCATACTTGAACTGGGTACATACTCCCGTTTTTATATTAAAGATAACGACATCTACCACGATAGTCGCGATCTGCACCAAGCTATCATCCATCACGGAACATCCCCTGAGGACGCCCAGACAATATTACGTGCGATAAACGCAGCCGTACTTCGTCGGCGCGATAGGAGGGTTCAGTGTGGGAAACTGACCGCAGGTGTCATTCTCGGTGCCGCCGTTACCATGGCTATTGTCACAGCCTGGAACCTTGGTGCATCTGGAACCAGACCCCTCCTTATTCCGGCGAACCAACAACCCGTATTTCAAGCGCCGGTGATCTCTGTACCTAGTTCTCCGGTGGTTCCGTTCCAACCAGCCCCTGCAGTAGAATTATCAGCAGATTCGACGCCAACTATCCGCCAGGTTGAACCTGCAGGCGCCCCCCCCAAAGCCGCCGATTATCAGAAAACGGCAGAGATTTTGCGTAAAACAGCCCAAAGCGGCCAATACACGGTCGCACTGTCATCAGGCCATCCACGCACGCTGTATGTATTTGCCGACCCGTTGTGTCACAACTGCCAGATCATTGAGCCGGCATTAGAAGCCCTGTCGGAAAAATACAATGTTGAGATTTTCCCGGTTACCCTTGTTGGTAAGCAACAGACCCTGAACCTGGTGACTCCTATCTTGTGCCAGCCCCCTTCAACACGTTTGGCATTATGGAAATCACTGTTTCGCACAGACGCCGGTTTAACGCCAGGTGAAAGCGCCCCACAACCTGCATCATGTGAAGCAGGGGAAGCAGCAATCGCCAAAAATGACGTTGCCTTTGATTACTACACACTCCCGGGCACCCCTTCTTTATTGGCAGATGATGGTCGCTACATCCCCCTGCAGTCACTGAAAAGTGACGATGCGTTGGAAGCTTTCCTGAATTCATCGACCGTCCAGTAA
- a CDS encoding Type IV secretory pathway, VirD4 components, giving the protein MTRPVEVDPRRVRRPLGYTFINDALLSPMGVQLSLLAGLIVGFIMPATLLLTVPGLLLLVMLFADRPFRMPLRMPTDIGGMDLTTEREMPKYRKGLGGFFRYVVRTRKYLPAAGVMCLGYARGKGLARELWLTLDDALRHMLLLATTGSGKTEALLSVFLNSICWGRGICYSDGKGQNTLAFAMWSLARRFGREDDFYVLNFMTGGTDKLLQLLLNDKKRQPSNTINLFGTANTTFIIQLMESMLPPAGSGDQGWQDKAKSMLSALVYAIYYKCKREKRRISQKVIQEYLPLRKLADLYQEAKRDGWHREAYNPLENYFNTLAGFRIELINKPSEWEQGVYDQHGYLIQQFNRMLTMFNDLYGHIFSTDAGDIDIEDVLHNDRILCTTIPALELSKGEASNIGKLYISAIRMTMARDLGCELEGMMNDVLIVKKYSGKFPYPISMDELGAYFGPGMDNLASQMRSLGYMLIVSAQDIQRFIAEHKGEYMTVNANLLTKWFMALQDEKDTFELARITGGKGYYAELGSVEQAGGFITPNYEDAANNYIREKDRLDLGDLKDMSSGEGMISFKSALVPSNAIYIPDDQKMTSSLPMRINRFIDVETPTEAELFTLNPSLKRKLPPAAQEIDGILQRLEQAMDTTTSAGMMDPVLKRVAAVALDLDNRADVSYSPTQRGVLLFEAAREALHQNKRNWRQLPAPPKPIRVSKEVAQSLANAGTNEITFR; this is encoded by the coding sequence ATGACACGCCCTGTAGAAGTCGACCCGCGCCGGGTGCGCAGGCCGCTAGGTTATACCTTTATAAATGATGCGTTACTTTCTCCGATGGGGGTTCAACTCAGTCTGCTCGCTGGCTTAATTGTGGGCTTCATTATGCCGGCCACACTGTTACTTACCGTCCCTGGGCTGCTACTTCTGGTCATGCTGTTTGCCGATCGTCCGTTTCGTATGCCATTACGCATGCCAACGGACATTGGCGGCATGGATCTAACCACCGAACGTGAAATGCCCAAGTACCGCAAAGGTCTGGGCGGATTTTTCCGGTATGTGGTTCGCACCCGCAAATACCTGCCGGCAGCCGGTGTAATGTGCCTTGGGTATGCCCGCGGCAAAGGCTTGGCACGAGAGCTATGGCTGACGTTGGACGACGCTTTGCGGCATATGCTGCTATTGGCTACCACGGGCTCGGGTAAAACGGAGGCTCTCTTGTCGGTCTTCCTGAATTCAATATGCTGGGGACGTGGGATCTGCTATTCGGACGGTAAGGGCCAGAACACACTGGCCTTCGCCATGTGGTCTCTGGCTCGTCGCTTTGGCCGCGAAGATGATTTCTACGTGCTCAATTTCATGACTGGGGGAACGGACAAACTACTGCAGCTGTTGCTCAATGATAAAAAGCGGCAACCCTCAAACACTATCAATCTGTTCGGAACCGCGAACACCACGTTTATCATCCAACTGATGGAATCCATGTTGCCGCCCGCCGGCAGTGGAGATCAGGGCTGGCAGGACAAAGCAAAATCAATGCTATCTGCCTTGGTTTATGCCATCTATTACAAATGCAAACGGGAAAAACGTCGCATTTCCCAAAAGGTCATCCAGGAGTATTTACCCCTGCGAAAACTTGCTGATCTCTATCAAGAAGCCAAGCGAGACGGTTGGCATCGTGAGGCATACAATCCATTGGAGAATTACTTCAACACGTTGGCTGGTTTCCGCATCGAGTTGATTAACAAACCATCGGAGTGGGAACAAGGGGTATACGATCAACACGGGTACCTGATCCAGCAGTTCAACCGTATGTTGACCATGTTTAACGACCTCTACGGCCACATCTTCTCAACCGATGCCGGTGATATTGATATCGAAGACGTACTGCACAACGATCGCATTCTCTGCACGACCATACCCGCGCTGGAACTCTCCAAGGGTGAAGCATCCAATATCGGTAAGCTGTACATTTCAGCCATCCGCATGACCATGGCCAGAGACCTGGGCTGCGAGCTCGAAGGGATGATGAACGATGTACTGATCGTCAAAAAATACAGTGGTAAGTTCCCCTACCCGATCTCCATGGATGAGTTAGGTGCCTACTTTGGCCCGGGTATGGACAACCTGGCAAGCCAGATGCGAAGTCTGGGATATATGCTCATTGTTTCTGCCCAGGATATTCAGAGGTTTATCGCCGAACACAAAGGCGAATACATGACGGTAAACGCCAACCTGCTAACCAAGTGGTTCATGGCGCTGCAGGATGAAAAGGACACGTTCGAACTGGCCAGGATCACCGGAGGTAAAGGGTATTATGCAGAACTGGGCTCAGTAGAACAGGCTGGCGGGTTTATTACGCCTAACTACGAAGATGCAGCCAATAACTATATTCGTGAAAAAGACCGGCTAGATCTTGGTGACTTGAAGGATATGAGCTCCGGTGAAGGCATGATTTCCTTTAAAAGCGCGCTGGTACCGAGTAATGCCATTTATATCCCGGATGACCAGAAAATGACGTCCTCACTACCGATGCGTATCAACCGTTTCATCGACGTGGAAACACCCACCGAAGCTGAGCTATTTACCCTGAACCCGTCATTAAAGCGCAAATTACCGCCTGCCGCACAGGAGATCGATGGCATCCTTCAACGCCTCGAGCAGGCAATGGATACAACAACATCTGCTGGCATGATGGATCCCGTACTCAAACGCGTTGCTGCAGTGGCACTCGACCTGGACAACCGCGCCGACGTCAGTTATTCACCAACCCAACGTGGTGTGTTGCTGTTTGAAGCGGCCAGAGAAGCTCTGCATCAGAACAAACGCAATTGGCGTCAGCTGCCAGCACCTCCTAAACCCATCCGCGTATCAAAAGAAGTCGCACAGTCATTGGCGAACGCCGGCACAAACGAAATCACTTTCCGCTAG
- the pld gene encoding Phospholipase D precursor produces MQRSVIRPLTLAWLLAVPFVSLPVKASPTFSVGFSPSHSAKAAVLDVINQAQQTLNVEAYSFTDKGIARALLAAKKRGVTVRIIADRKANSDNYTAVTFMANSGLNVRLNDKYAIFHNKIILADGHTLQTGSYNYSSSADKRNAENVLVVRNQPQLVTVYQQEFERLWLESQPLPPNY; encoded by the coding sequence ATGCAACGCTCTGTTATTCGACCGCTCACACTAGCATGGCTGCTGGCGGTGCCATTCGTCTCGCTTCCCGTAAAGGCCTCACCAACATTCAGCGTAGGCTTTTCCCCTTCTCACTCAGCCAAAGCCGCCGTATTGGATGTGATTAACCAGGCACAACAGACGTTGAACGTCGAAGCCTATTCGTTTACTGATAAGGGTATCGCCAGGGCACTACTTGCCGCAAAAAAAAGAGGTGTCACCGTTAGAATTATCGCGGACCGCAAAGCCAACAGCGATAACTATACTGCAGTAACGTTTATGGCCAACAGTGGCCTCAACGTCCGCCTCAACGACAAATATGCTATATTTCACAACAAGATAATTCTGGCTGACGGTCATACCTTGCAAACCGGCAGTTACAACTACTCCTCAAGTGCGGATAAGCGCAATGCGGAGAATGTACTGGTAGTACGCAACCAACCCCAGTTGGTGACAGTCTATCAACAAGAATTCGAACGGCTATGGCTGGAAAGCCAACCACTTCCCCCTAACTACTGA
- a CDS encoding Sulfite exporter TauE/SafE, which translates to MSEQLYIYLSLVFILAGFVKGVTGMGLPTVAMGLLGMFMPLPNAAVLLVIPSFVTNMLQLFTGPSVRLIISRLWLMMLLIVAGTVSASSLLITINPAWSAFALGVALIVYAAFALVSPSFTVSQAREKWLSPVIGGVTGIITGATGVFVMPAVPFLQSLRFSKDELVQALGLSFTVSTVALAVGLYLHDAFRVEQFSLSFLSILSALVGMWLGQKVRASISAKRFRQCFLLFLIVLGMELISRPFV; encoded by the coding sequence GTGAGCGAACAGCTGTATATCTACCTTTCATTAGTATTTATCCTTGCCGGTTTTGTAAAAGGTGTGACCGGAATGGGACTGCCAACAGTAGCAATGGGGCTGCTTGGCATGTTTATGCCACTTCCGAACGCGGCGGTATTGTTGGTAATTCCTTCTTTCGTGACGAATATGCTGCAGCTTTTTACCGGCCCCTCAGTAAGGCTGATTATCAGCCGTCTGTGGCTGATGATGCTGCTTATTGTAGCTGGTACAGTGTCAGCATCTTCGCTTCTTATCACCATTAATCCAGCCTGGTCAGCATTCGCTCTGGGCGTGGCTTTAATCGTTTACGCTGCATTTGCGCTGGTTTCACCGTCGTTTACGGTTTCTCAAGCCAGGGAGAAATGGCTTTCCCCGGTTATTGGCGGCGTGACAGGTATAATCACCGGTGCGACAGGCGTATTCGTTATGCCAGCCGTTCCCTTTCTTCAGTCGCTTCGCTTCAGTAAAGATGAACTCGTTCAGGCCCTGGGGCTGTCATTCACAGTTTCTACCGTGGCGCTGGCCGTGGGGCTTTATCTACATGATGCTTTCAGGGTAGAGCAGTTTTCACTGTCCTTTTTATCTATATTGTCTGCTTTGGTTGGGATGTGGCTGGGGCAGAAGGTGCGGGCGAGCATTAGTGCCAAACGTTTCAGGCAGTGTTTTCTCCTGTTTCTGATTGTGCTCGGAATGGAGTTGATTTCACGCCCCTTTGTTTGA
- the cysL_2 gene encoding CysJI operon transcriptional activator: MRLDLYDLKLVVCIADAGSITHGARCANLAIGSASERLKNIEDDTGVKLFSRHPRGVSLTEAGEVLVRHSREILSQQERLKAELGAYAKGVRGKIKLYANTSAMAEYLPGRLAKWLSVHPDVTIELEERTSADIINSISNGIAEAGLVSDAVDAQELMLEPMTDDRLALIVPPSHPFERRDKISFSDVITEPFIGLYPGSALQDYINEHAEDLGHPLAYRVRMSSFEGIGEMVSSSIGVGVLPVSVAERFSKKFHYHILPLTDQWARRRICICYKTPDSLSPAMRELIDFLRVQDL; encoded by the coding sequence ATGAGACTGGATCTTTATGATTTGAAACTTGTCGTCTGTATCGCTGATGCCGGAAGCATTACCCATGGTGCGCGATGTGCCAACCTGGCCATTGGTTCGGCCAGTGAGAGACTTAAAAACATAGAGGACGATACCGGGGTGAAGCTGTTTTCACGACATCCAAGGGGCGTCAGCCTTACAGAAGCTGGTGAGGTCCTCGTACGCCATTCCCGGGAAATACTCTCCCAGCAGGAGCGGCTTAAAGCTGAGCTCGGCGCTTATGCAAAAGGAGTCAGAGGAAAAATAAAGTTATATGCCAATACCTCAGCGATGGCTGAGTATCTACCCGGCAGGCTTGCAAAGTGGCTTTCAGTGCACCCGGATGTGACCATTGAGCTGGAAGAGAGAACAAGTGCGGATATCATTAACAGTATAAGTAATGGTATAGCTGAAGCAGGACTCGTTTCAGATGCAGTAGACGCCCAGGAACTCATGCTTGAACCAATGACAGATGACAGGCTTGCTCTTATCGTCCCCCCCTCTCACCCGTTTGAACGCAGAGATAAAATCTCTTTCTCTGATGTGATCACAGAGCCTTTCATTGGTTTATACCCCGGTAGTGCGCTGCAGGACTACATCAATGAGCATGCCGAAGACCTTGGCCATCCACTGGCTTATCGCGTCAGAATGAGCAGTTTTGAAGGGATTGGTGAGATGGTCAGTAGCAGTATTGGCGTAGGGGTTCTTCCTGTATCAGTAGCTGAACGCTTCAGTAAAAAATTTCATTACCATATATTGCCGCTAACCGATCAATGGGCACGGCGGCGAATCTGCATTTGCTATAAAACACCGGATTCACTGAGCCCAGCCATGAGAGAATTGATCGATTTTCTCAGAGTACAAGATTTATAA
- the yqjZ_2 gene encoding Antibiotic biosynthesis monooxygenase yields MIAVLFEADALPEAQERYLQLASELKPLLSHTPGFGFISIERYQSLTTPGKILSLSWWEDEESVAGWKQNVMHQAAQKEGRQSIFSFYRIRVACVFRDYSSDKVTN; encoded by the coding sequence ATGATTGCAGTACTTTTTGAGGCAGATGCTCTGCCAGAAGCTCAGGAAAGATATCTTCAGCTTGCTTCGGAGCTGAAGCCTCTTTTATCCCACACGCCTGGGTTTGGGTTTATCTCGATTGAGCGTTATCAGAGCCTGACAACGCCCGGAAAGATTCTTTCTCTGTCCTGGTGGGAAGATGAGGAGTCTGTAGCCGGATGGAAGCAAAATGTGATGCATCAGGCAGCGCAGAAAGAAGGCAGGCAGTCGATTTTTTCATTCTACAGAATACGGGTAGCCTGCGTATTCCGTGATTACTCTTCTGACAAGGTAACAAACTAG
- a CDS encoding ACT domain-containing protein, protein MYDIHVILKNSPGSLGSLGSVLGENGVGLEGGGVFTTPEAGHAHFLVEDGEKARRVLTEAGFEICNVCRPLLRKLPQERPGELGEIADTISRNGINILVQYSDHSNRLILITDDDIRAAEVTQKWAIPLE, encoded by the coding sequence ATGTATGATATTCACGTTATTCTCAAAAATAGCCCGGGTTCACTTGGTTCACTGGGCAGTGTGCTGGGCGAAAACGGAGTGGGACTTGAAGGCGGTGGTGTATTCACAACACCTGAGGCCGGACATGCACACTTTTTGGTTGAAGACGGTGAAAAAGCCCGCAGGGTGCTGACTGAAGCCGGTTTTGAAATCTGCAACGTGTGTCGTCCTCTGTTAAGAAAATTACCTCAGGAACGACCGGGTGAGTTGGGAGAAATAGCGGACACAATTTCCCGGAACGGCATTAATATTCTGGTACAGTACAGCGACCACAGCAACCGGCTAATTCTCATTACAGATGATGATATCCGGGCAGCTGAAGTAACCCAAAAATGGGCAATACCTCTTGAATGA
- the cmtR_2 gene encoding HTH-type transcriptional regulator CmtR, translated as MKLLKTQRDNEQDDVLETSMAMVASALSDPSRVSILCALMDGRAWTATELSIVAGIAASTTSGHLNRLLSNGLIICLTQGRHRYYSLAGHHIAGLLENLMGVSMRTHKTHASSTPVYLRYARTCYDHLAGELAVSIYEFMLREKWLEADGSELTSAGKMHFERIGVLLNSRTRRKPCCPCLDWSERRFHLGGNAGSALLTLFLQKEWITRTPGYREVNVTDSGRVAMYRLFELKIT; from the coding sequence ATGAAGCTCCTTAAAACACAGCGCGACAATGAGCAGGATGATGTTCTTGAAACATCAATGGCAATGGTAGCTTCTGCCCTGTCTGACCCTTCAAGGGTCAGCATCCTGTGCGCCCTGATGGATGGGCGCGCGTGGACAGCCACCGAACTCAGCATAGTGGCTGGCATAGCAGCCTCGACAACCAGCGGGCATCTGAACCGACTTCTCAGCAACGGTCTGATCATTTGCCTGACGCAGGGACGTCATCGGTATTACAGCCTTGCGGGCCATCATATCGCGGGACTGCTGGAAAACCTGATGGGAGTTTCTATGCGTACTCATAAGACCCACGCTTCAAGTACGCCGGTATATTTGCGTTACGCACGCACCTGCTATGACCATCTGGCAGGCGAGCTTGCTGTCAGCATTTATGAGTTTATGCTGCGGGAGAAATGGCTTGAAGCTGATGGCTCGGAACTGACATCAGCCGGCAAAATGCATTTTGAGAGAATTGGCGTCTTGCTTAACTCACGTACGCGCCGCAAGCCCTGCTGCCCTTGTCTGGACTGGAGTGAACGACGTTTCCACCTTGGCGGTAATGCTGGCTCGGCACTGCTTACGCTTTTCCTTCAAAAAGAATGGATAACGCGTACACCGGGATATCGTGAAGTGAACGTGACCGATTCAGGCAGGGTTGCAATGTATCGGCTTTTTGAGCTGAAAATCACCTGA
- the traI gene encoding conjugal transfer relaxase TraI has product MIIRIPEKRRDGKSSFLQLVAYTVVRDEDKPNTPLEPEHPGWRRPRSKDAIFNHLVDYISRNGDADLQQIMHADPHGHTQVMFDGVMCETNCFNITTASVEMNAVALQNTRCKDPVLHYFLSWPETDNPSTEHIFDSVRHSLSALGMSEHQYVAAIHTDTNNIHCHVAANRIHPETYKAADDSFTRIRLQQAARELELKYNWTPTNGFFAVNEQGEIVRSKREKSLTPSGAKALEYYADVESLHTYAVTECGFKIDEAMADPNLMWKDVHRILVNAGLALKPKGKGLAIYSIDNPELPPVRASSVHPDLTLGCLEKDLGQFQPLENVGTYTKDHTTTATDAIVHEFRYEPTLHARDLTARLERRLARADARTDLKARYQAYKHAWKRPKLDASVVKRRYQNESKRFAWQKARARVAIGDPLLRKLTYHIIEVERMKAMAALRLAVKDERAAFKADPANRRLSYREWVEQQALSHDQAAIAQLRAFAYRMKRTQRTGPISTNSIVCAVADDTPAFALEGYATQVTRDGTVQYVRDGFVELQDKGERIEVGDHRVNEGEHIAGGMALAENKSGEHLKFEGEFDFVQQACSMVRWFNEGGEEPLPLSDPQQRMMAGYDAYSQAISTGDGQHTPSAAEQPDVEQSKPRSGYRPQQ; this is encoded by the coding sequence ATGATTATTCGAATCCCGGAAAAACGGCGTGATGGCAAGAGCAGCTTCTTACAGCTGGTCGCCTATACCGTTGTCCGCGACGAAGATAAACCCAACACTCCACTGGAACCCGAGCACCCAGGCTGGCGACGCCCTCGTTCGAAAGACGCTATCTTTAACCACCTCGTTGATTACATCAGTCGTAATGGCGATGCGGACTTGCAGCAAATCATGCATGCTGATCCTCACGGTCATACCCAGGTGATGTTTGATGGCGTCATGTGTGAGACGAACTGCTTCAACATCACGACTGCATCGGTCGAGATGAATGCAGTCGCACTGCAGAACACGCGTTGCAAGGATCCCGTGCTGCATTATTTCCTGTCATGGCCAGAAACAGATAACCCGTCAACGGAACACATCTTTGATAGTGTTCGTCACAGTTTATCGGCACTGGGAATGTCAGAACACCAGTACGTCGCGGCGATCCATACCGATACGAACAACATCCATTGCCACGTTGCTGCCAACCGTATTCACCCTGAGACTTATAAAGCAGCCGATGATTCTTTCACTCGCATACGTCTGCAGCAAGCGGCACGTGAACTAGAACTCAAGTACAACTGGACACCGACGAACGGGTTCTTTGCAGTTAACGAGCAGGGCGAAATTGTTCGATCCAAACGCGAGAAAAGTCTGACTCCCTCTGGTGCCAAGGCACTGGAGTATTACGCCGATGTTGAAAGCCTCCATACCTACGCCGTCACTGAATGTGGGTTTAAAATTGATGAGGCTATGGCCGATCCTAATCTGATGTGGAAGGATGTTCACCGCATTTTGGTTAATGCCGGGTTAGCGTTGAAACCGAAAGGGAAAGGGCTGGCCATCTATTCTATCGACAATCCTGAGCTTCCTCCGGTGAGGGCAAGTAGCGTTCATCCTGACCTTACGCTGGGTTGTCTGGAGAAAGATCTGGGTCAGTTCCAGCCCCTGGAAAATGTGGGTACCTATACTAAAGATCACACTACGACAGCGACTGATGCCATTGTGCATGAGTTCCGGTATGAGCCAACATTGCATGCGCGTGATTTGACAGCCCGGCTCGAGCGCCGTCTGGCGAGAGCAGATGCTCGTACAGATTTGAAAGCACGTTACCAGGCGTATAAACACGCCTGGAAACGACCAAAGTTAGATGCAAGTGTCGTCAAACGACGCTACCAGAATGAGTCAAAACGTTTTGCCTGGCAGAAGGCGCGAGCAAGAGTCGCCATTGGCGATCCGTTGTTGCGGAAATTGACGTACCACATTATTGAAGTCGAACGCATGAAAGCCATGGCAGCATTGCGTCTCGCGGTTAAGGACGAACGGGCGGCCTTCAAAGCCGATCCCGCTAACCGTCGACTGTCTTACCGTGAATGGGTTGAGCAGCAGGCCTTGAGTCATGATCAAGCCGCCATCGCTCAGCTGCGTGCATTTGCGTATCGCATGAAACGGACACAACGTACCGGACCGATATCAACCAACAGCATTGTGTGCGCCGTGGCTGACGATACACCGGCCTTTGCATTAGAAGGTTATGCCACACAGGTTACACGTGATGGGACGGTACAGTATGTGCGTGATGGGTTTGTCGAGCTTCAGGATAAAGGTGAGCGGATCGAAGTGGGTGATCATCGCGTGAATGAAGGTGAGCATATCGCCGGCGGGATGGCATTGGCAGAGAATAAAAGTGGGGAGCATCTTAAGTTTGAGGGTGAATTTGATTTTGTTCAGCAGGCGTGTTCTATGGTGCGTTGGTTCAATGAGGGAGGGGAGGAGCCTCTGCCATTGAGTGATCCGCAACAACGAATGATGGCAGGTTATGACGCGTATTCTCAGGCTATTTCAACGGGCGACGGGCAACATACACCTTCTGCCGCTGAACAACCCGATGTCGAACAGAGCAAACCCCGCTCGGGATATCGTCCTCAACAGTGA
- a CDS encoding conjugal transfer relaxosome component TraJ: MSKSESRNRTALLPSIRCFPEDKDAVMKKADAAGLSIGAFMLRSALGRRIEAKCDTELIMELRRLGGLQKHLFKEGGGVMSKEYSDVLMAIQKAILKVGME; encoded by the coding sequence ATGAGTAAAAGCGAAAGCCGGAACAGAACAGCCCTGCTTCCCAGCATTCGTTGTTTTCCCGAAGATAAAGATGCCGTCATGAAGAAGGCTGACGCTGCAGGCCTCAGCATAGGTGCCTTCATGCTTCGTAGCGCGCTCGGTCGTCGTATAGAGGCCAAGTGTGATACAGAGCTGATTATGGAGCTCCGGCGTCTTGGTGGCTTGCAAAAGCACTTGTTTAAAGAGGGCGGCGGGGTGATGAGTAAAGAGTATTCTGATGTGTTGATGGCGATTCAGAAGGCAATATTAAAAGTGGGTATGGAGTGA
- a CDS encoding Domain of uncharacterised function (DUF932): MQRLYSGFRSANVIRKDRPLTNDELATFVPSVFSEEKHASRSERYTYIPTISLLDKLRDEGFQPFYACQTKVRDEGKRGHTRHMLRLRRNGFGQHDEVPEIILLNSHDGSSSYQMIPGVFRFVCNNGLVCGDTFGEVRVPHKGDVVGQVIDGAYEVLGLFDKLTESREEMKSITLNRDEQMLYADAALGYKYFDTHQPISAEQVLQARRREDNNPDLWTTYQRVQENMIKGGIDGRTAKGKRSRTRAVNGITGDIKLNNALWKMAEAMKALK; this comes from the coding sequence ATGCAAAGATTATATTCAGGTTTCCGCAGCGCCAATGTCATCCGTAAAGATCGCCCGCTGACCAACGACGAGTTGGCAACATTTGTCCCCAGCGTTTTTTCTGAGGAGAAACATGCCTCCCGTAGTGAGCGTTATACCTACATTCCAACGATCAGCCTGTTGGATAAACTCCGGGACGAAGGGTTCCAACCGTTTTACGCCTGTCAGACTAAAGTTCGTGATGAAGGCAAGAGAGGGCATACACGCCATATGCTGCGCCTGCGCCGTAATGGCTTCGGTCAACATGATGAAGTTCCGGAAATTATTTTGCTAAACAGTCATGACGGCAGCAGCAGTTACCAGATGATCCCAGGTGTTTTCCGTTTCGTGTGCAATAACGGTTTGGTGTGCGGTGATACGTTCGGTGAGGTTCGTGTACCTCACAAGGGGGACGTGGTTGGGCAAGTTATTGACGGGGCTTATGAGGTGCTTGGCTTGTTCGATAAATTGACGGAATCACGTGAAGAGATGAAATCCATAACGTTAAATCGTGATGAGCAAATGCTCTACGCAGATGCTGCATTGGGTTACAAATATTTCGACACACATCAACCCATTTCCGCAGAGCAAGTGTTGCAGGCAAGGCGCAGAGAGGACAATAACCCGGACTTATGGACAACCTATCAACGTGTCCAGGAGAACATGATCAAGGGGGGGATTGATGGTCGAACTGCGAAAGGGAAACGTAGCAGAACGCGTGCCGTGAATGGCATTACAGGTGATATTAAGCTCAATAATGCATTGTGGAAAATGGCCGAAGCGATGAAAGCATTGAAATAA
- the higA_3 gene encoding Antitoxin HigA, translating into MTVATHIDAASAEGMIATFANAVKCIPLMTGDKSEAEYKKALELIEYLVDRDELSNPLFEPLAAKITEYENSAPEFEAFNRRFAEIPTGVAALRTLMDQQGLKAADLEDELGSKSNVSNILSGRRALTVQHIKALATRFDVPADLFI; encoded by the coding sequence ATGACTGTTGCCACTCATATCGACGCCGCCAGTGCCGAAGGCATGATCGCGACATTTGCCAACGCGGTGAAATGCATTCCTCTGATGACGGGCGATAAAAGCGAGGCTGAATACAAAAAAGCGCTTGAGCTGATTGAGTATCTTGTCGATCGCGACGAGCTGAGCAACCCGCTTTTTGAACCGCTTGCGGCCAAAATTACAGAGTATGAAAACAGCGCCCCGGAATTTGAGGCGTTTAACCGCCGCTTTGCGGAGATCCCTACCGGGGTCGCCGCGTTGCGTACCCTGATGGATCAGCAGGGTTTGAAAGCGGCCGATCTGGAAGATGAATTGGGGTCTAAAAGCAATGTCAGCAACATTCTCAGTGGTCGCCGTGCGTTGACTGTGCAGCACATTAAGGCGCTGGCGACGCGTTTTGATGTCCCTGCTGATTTGTTTATCTGA